One window of Magallana gigas chromosome 2, xbMagGiga1.1, whole genome shotgun sequence genomic DNA carries:
- the LOC105326157 gene encoding tetraspanin-4: MVSLDIGQVIAGALALTDVSNINTDHTKPVLDSIPVGSFEAGSLVNSLSTLIIVNGAFILLIAGLGLFGACCQNKCMLVTVENEVKDKMVVSLKNNFKDDATTNSDSISNAWNYMFMTLDCCGVNPVVSTTNDFDVTSWCTTSESCQATSSQIPKTCCLNVDENTYTTAPTFCHSIVTTGTCNTKVVIYMFFA, translated from the exons GGCAGGTCATAGCTGGGGCCCTAGCTTTAACAGACGTGTCCAACATCAACACTGATCACACCAAGCCTGTCTTGGATTCCATTCCAGTGGGCTCCTTCGAAGCAGGCAGCCTTGTCAACAGTCTATCCACTCTGATTATAGTTAATGGAGCGTTCATACTACTGATTGCAGGGCTTGGTCTGTTTGGAGCTTGTTGCCAAAATAAATGCATGCTGGTTACG GTTGAGAATGAAGTTAAAGACAAGATGGTtgtctctttgaaaaataattttaaagacgATGCAACTACTAACAGCGATTCCATATCAAATGCTTGGAATTACATGTTTATGACG CTTGACTGTTGTGGAGTCAATCCTGTAGTATCAACCACGAATGATTTCGATGTTACGTCTTGGTGTACGACTTCGGAAAGCTGTCAAGCAACTAGTTCACAGATCCCAAAGACCTGCTGCCTCAATGTTGACGAAAACACATACACCACAGCTCCAACTTTCTGTCATTCAATCGTTACTACTGGAACATGCAATACCAAAGTtgtaatttatatgttttttgcATAA